GAGGATGTCCTTGCGGATGCGCTGGCCAATTTGCCAGTGCAGCAGGGTCAGGCTGGCGTTGACGGTGTGCGCGACCTGCTGGCGGGCAGCGAGGATGAGTTCGCGCACATCAGCCAGAAGCGGCTTCGATGATCTGGCTAGCGTGGTGATTGTCTTGGCCATGCGATTCACGATTTGGTGGTGTCCGGCAGCAGGATGTAGATGCCCATGACATCCATTGGCAGCACAGGATAAACGACTTGGAATTGCTTTTGGTCCATCAACTGGCTGAATCGCTCATGGGCTTCGACCAGGTGCTGAGATCGCTTTTCAGCCACGGCATCCAGCTCAGTTTGAAGACCAGCGACCAGCTTGAGTTCGTTGTCGAGGAAGCTGGCACGAGCCTCGGGGGTGAGATTCGAGGAAGGGCGGGCTGTGGCGAGCAGTGCTCCGGCCTGTTCCGAGTTGAGGAAATCCTTCTGACCAGGCGCACCACGGTAGCCCCAGATGAGCATTTCCTCGGCAACGATCTTGTTCCTGCCCTTCTTCTCCTCGATCACGTTGCGGCAGCGGAGCAGGAGAATGGTGGTCTTGATGGTGACTTCTTTGCAGCGAATGACCGCAGCCCGTGCAGCACCCCGGCCATTGTGCGAGATGCTGTTGGCCATCATCAACTGGCAAAGCTGCTCGACGAAGGGATGGTTGCGGCCCAGGTAGAGGTAGTTTTCCGGGGTGGGAGACTCGAAGCTGACCCGCACCATATCCTCCGCAGGGAGGATCGTCTTAAGCACGTAGGGCAGGTTGGCCGTGAACAGGCGGTAGCCCTTTTTGTCGCGGTCAATCTGGACGCCAAGCACATTGTTGAGTGAGGAGGTGACGAAGCTCTCGACGGCCTGGGGATTGCCAATCGCCTGATCCACTTCCTTGAGGTCAGCCTCGATTTCGTGGGCTTTGATGGCGTGCTGAGCAAAGATGCTGCGGGAGGCTTTCTCACGCTGTTCCGCTTCCGCGAGCTTTTGGCTGACGGAGAGCTTGGCCTTCTTGGCTTCGTCGAATTCCTCGAAGATGAACTCCGGCTGATCGTCACGTCCCTGAATCGAAATTTTGCGGTCAGGATTCAGCAGGAGGGCTTGGGCGATGGTGTCAATGATGCTCTTGCTGTCCTCGGGGAATGGAATGGTGATGCCAATGGAGCGGCGAATCTCACGAATCTTGCGGAGAATCACGTCCAGTACCACGCCATCAATCGGGTTGTCCTTGCCGTAGAGGAGGCAGGCTTTGACTTCAGGGGCAGTCTGGCCAAAGCGATCCACCCGGCCTTCACGTTGTTCCAGGCGATTGGGATTCCAGGGCAGATCGTAGTGCAGGACGGCGGTGAAGTGCTTTTGCAGGTTAATGCCTTCGCTCAGGCAATCCGTGGCGACCAAAACCCGCTGCTGGGCTTTTTCCATGCCATCCACACGCTGCTTGCGGACTTCATCGGGATCTTCACTGGTGACCACCTGAAGATCGAGCTTGGGGTATTTGGCCTTAAGCAGAGGCGCAAGCTGGGCCCCTACGTATTTTGCGGTGGCGATGTAGCGGCAGAAGATGACGGGATTGAACTTCTGCTTGAGGAGATCATCCACCACCTGGAATGCCGCCAAGAGCTTTTGATCGTCCTTGGGGTTTCCGAGGGCCTTGAGCTGGGTGGCGAACTGGCGCAACTGACTGAGCTGATGCTGTGACCATTCCCGCTTCTGCATCACCTGCATGGGCGTGAAGTCGGACTCGAAACCGGGTTCGGTGTCGTGAACGGGATTCTCCAGTTCGCCGTTTTCGGAGGAGGTTTCATCAGCCGGCGACAGCCCACTCAACCGATTCTCCAACATTTCCACGCCGGCATCAGGGCTCGACATCACCCCACGCAACAGGCCAAGCGCCGTCCAATACTGCACCCGCTTTTGGCCAAGGCGGGGATTTTCTCCAGAGATCAGCTTGCGGGCAAAGTTCAGAATCTCGTTGAAAAAGGCGGCATACTTGGGCGTGAGATCGTAGCCGAATTCCTTGGGGTCGCGTTTGGGGAAAGGCGTGTCCTCGCCCAGCCATTTCTCGACATCACCCCGTTTGCGCTGAACGAAATGTCTGGCCAGGTCACGGCGCTGGGCTTGTGAGGAGTTGGGAAGGTCCAGCAGCTCAAATTCAGGTTTCAGCAGACCGAGCAGCGAATGGAATTCCTCCGGCTTGCCGCTGTGGGGTGTGGCCGTGAGCATGACCAAATGCTGTCCCGGCTTTTGCGAGAGACGATGCAGCAGATGATGGCGTAGTTGCTGGCTGGTGGAGGCACCGGAAGGCTTGGCGCAGGAATGGGCTTCGTCCACGACCACCATCTCCGGGCACTGCTGCAAGAACACATCACGGCGGCTCTCGCTCTTGATGTAGTCAATCGAGATGATCTGGTGGGGGTAGTAGTCGTAAACGCTGACATCACCCTGAATCTCCCGGTCCAGTCGCGCCTGGGTATTGGAGCGGATGATGACGGCATCCAGGTCGAGCTTGTCCTTGATTTCGTCCTGCCACTGCTCGCAGAGGTGAGGGAGGCAGACAACGGCAAAGCGCTTGATGCGTCGGCGCTCCAGCAGTTCACGGAGAATCAGCAGGGCCTCAATGGTCTTGCCCACGCCCACATCATCCGCAACCAGCAGACGAACATTCTCCTGCCGCAGCGCCATGATGAGCGGCACCATTTGGTAGGAGCGTGGCCGGAACGAGAGCTTGGCCAGGGAACGGAATGGGCCAGCGCCATTCCTGAAGGAGAGCCGGGCCGCGTCATGGAGAAGGCGAGCCGTGCTGACGTCGCCCAGGTCATCGCGTGAGGGGTATGGGAACTGGGCAAGCTTCGGCTGATCCTTGCCGAAATTGAGAGGCAGGTAGATGCCAGCCACTTCTTCTTCAGAGCCGCCCAGGGGTTTCACCACCAGCAGGTCAGGATCATCTGAGGGCAGGACCACCCAATCGCGATTGCGCAAGCTGACCAGTGTGCCGGGTGTGAATGCCATTTATTTGACCTTCTTGAAAATATCGGGGCGTGAGGCAATCCGCTCCGCGAGGTTGTCCTTGTAGTGGTAAACGAAGACTTCGTGGCCGAGGTTGAGGATGCTCTGGCGCTTCTGCTCGTCATCGGCCTTCACCACTGGATCATCATGGGGAGTGCCGTCGCAGAAAACCCAGACGTTGTGGTGGTAGTAGAAATCGGGCTGAACATAAAGGCCCTCGACGCATTTCTGGGCAGCGTCAGGCAAGCGAAGTCCGTGATCGTGCAGATAGTCCAGGAATTTGCGCTCTGTGACGGAATTGGGGTCGAGGTGATGCAGCAGGGTCTGGTAGTGGTCTTCGTAGTTCTTGAAACTCGGATTGGTGAGCAATTCGACTTCGCAGGCCTTGAGCTTCTGGAGGGCATCCTGGATCAAGTGCCGGTCAATAATCTTGTGATCGCGCTGGTTGTAGTAGCTAAGGAGGTCGTCGTAGGAGGCAGGTCCTTTGTAGTCCACTTCATCGAAACGGCAGACTTTGATGGCTTCCTCGATCACCTTGCGGAAGATGGTCGGGTCTTCCACAAACTGGCTCAGGATGCCCAGACTGCCTTCAGCGGCTTCGAAAAGTAGAATGTTGGGATGCTCGGGATCGCCCATGGAAACGACCCCCAGCTCGTTAGATTCGATCTGGAAGACGTTTTCGATGGCCCGCTTCAAGGCGTATTGCAGGGTGATGACGCCTTCCGGTGCCAGGGCCAGCGTTTTGATCGGCTCGATGTAGAGGGCGTCAGCCGTGTTCGTGGTGAACAGTTTCACCCGCCTGACGGTCTCGGAGCTTTCTGCATCACCCACCTGAGCGTCACGTTTCCACTCGCCAGAAATCAGCCCCATTGGAAATCCGTCAGCAGGACGGGAGCGCCAACGACGATTCACATAAACCAAACGGGCAGCCGGCACATGGCGCACATTCAGGAACTTCTCCTGGTCATTCTTGACGAGGCATTTTCTGACCCGATCAAGGTTGCCGGGATCAACCGCGAAATACGTGTCGATCAGGAAACCTCTGGAGACGCGCTCTTCTTCCTCGCAGGAGATGCGGTCTCGCTTCTCCGCCCTGGTCTCGGACATCTCGATCAAATCCAGCAGGTGTTCCTTGTTGGCGTTGTCGTGCAGGCTGGCTCCGGAGAACGGGCAAATCTCAAGGTCCTTCTGGTCGCCGGTCAGGAAGTATCCCGCCTGCTTGCTCACCTTCGCCTCCTGCAAATTGCTCTCGGCATCCTGCACCACGAGCTGGCGGATTTCGTATTTCTGGCCGTTGTAGTAAATGATGTTCTGGGGGCCAAACTCCCGCAGGGCAATGGCTCTGGGACGGGAGATGTATTCGCCACCCGTATCATCGGTTTGGACGAAGGTGCGCAATGGCAGTCGGGTGAAGTTGTAGCCAGGCAGGAAGGCTTCCGACGCCAGGTAGCGGTAGGGGTAAAACTCCGTGAGCTGGCGAGATTTCTCGGACAGGGTATTCCGCAGCAAATCCAACTGGCGTGTGGCCTGATCCTGATTGCGCTTCTCCCGGCGATACTCCTGGCTGCCGAGGGTGTATTTGCCACTTTCAATCGCAGCCGTGGCCTTCGTCAGGGTGGCCCGGGCAGCACGGTAGTGGCGACGCCAGCGCTCCAAGGATTCATCCAAGTGCGCCACCACATGATTCAGGTGCTGCTCAATCCATTGATCGGAATACCAATGGCTGTGGTTGACCGACAGCTCTCCGTGGAAATCATGGACAGCCCGTTTGAAGGTGTTCTTGACGTTCTGGAAGGTCACGTCTGAAACCGCGAGGGCGTTCTTGACGGTTTGCGTGAGCGGCAGGTCCTCCTTGGATTCATCAATCAGGTCACGAATGGATTCATCCAATTCCTTGAGCCCCACCTCGGAAAGAAACAGGGCGTTGAGATGTGAACTGAGCAACTCCTGATTGCAGAGGTCGAGCCGGGGAGCCACCACCGCGCCAGC
This is a stretch of genomic DNA from Fontisphaera persica. It encodes these proteins:
- a CDS encoding SNF2-related protein, with the protein product MAFTPGTLVSLRNRDWVVLPSDDPDLLVVKPLGGSEEEVAGIYLPLNFGKDQPKLAQFPYPSRDDLGDVSTARLLHDAARLSFRNGAGPFRSLAKLSFRPRSYQMVPLIMALRQENVRLLVADDVGVGKTIEALLILRELLERRRIKRFAVVCLPHLCEQWQDEIKDKLDLDAVIIRSNTQARLDREIQGDVSVYDYYPHQIISIDYIKSESRRDVFLQQCPEMVVVDEAHSCAKPSGASTSQQLRHHLLHRLSQKPGQHLVMLTATPHSGKPEEFHSLLGLLKPEFELLDLPNSSQAQRRDLARHFVQRKRGDVEKWLGEDTPFPKRDPKEFGYDLTPKYAAFFNEILNFARKLISGENPRLGQKRVQYWTALGLLRGVMSSPDAGVEMLENRLSGLSPADETSSENGELENPVHDTEPGFESDFTPMQVMQKREWSQHQLSQLRQFATQLKALGNPKDDQKLLAAFQVVDDLLKQKFNPVIFCRYIATAKYVGAQLAPLLKAKYPKLDLQVVTSEDPDEVRKQRVDGMEKAQQRVLVATDCLSEGINLQKHFTAVLHYDLPWNPNRLEQREGRVDRFGQTAPEVKACLLYGKDNPIDGVVLDVILRKIREIRRSIGITIPFPEDSKSIIDTIAQALLLNPDRKISIQGRDDQPEFIFEEFDEAKKAKLSVSQKLAEAEQREKASRSIFAQHAIKAHEIEADLKEVDQAIGNPQAVESFVTSSLNNVLGVQIDRDKKGYRLFTANLPYVLKTILPAEDMVRVSFESPTPENYLYLGRNHPFVEQLCQLMMANSISHNGRGAARAAVIRCKEVTIKTTILLLRCRNVIEEKKGRNKIVAEEMLIWGYRGAPGQKDFLNSEQAGALLATARPSSNLTPEARASFLDNELKLVAGLQTELDAVAEKRSQHLVEAHERFSQLMDQKQFQVVYPVLPMDVMGIYILLPDTTKS